A genomic window from Lotus japonicus ecotype B-129 chromosome 1, LjGifu_v1.2 includes:
- the LOC130731107 gene encoding uncharacterized protein At4g04775-like — MRRPCSSGSCASSSTYSMPPSGICACGELIVYLTSHTPENPGRHFWRCRNFKTPRDCGFFLWDEDAGVQSSGTQRVVDMLRTKLEDSKDKLDELKKKLEDTKMKFEDTKMKLEESKNKISKLQRKLDCELLNKKMAFAAILIVVLAWVVSFCFLYGRKM; from the exons ATGAGAAGACCGTGTTCATCTGGTTCTTGTGCATCCTCGAGCACTTACTCCATGCCTCCAAGCGGAATCTGTGCTTGTGGGGAACTAATTGTGTACCTGACATCTCACACTCCTGAAAATCCAGGAAGACATTTCTGGAGATGCAGGAATTTCAAG ACCCCCAGGGACTGTGGTTTCTTCCTGTGGGATGAGGATGCAGGAGTCCAAAGTTCAGGAACACAACGTGTTGTTGATATGTTGAGGACAAAGTTGGAAGATTCAAAGGACAAATTGgatgaattgaagaagaaattgGAGGATACAAAGATGAAATTTGAGGACACAAAGATGAAATTGGAGGAAAGCAAGAACAAAATTAGCAAGCTTCAAAGGAAGCTTGACTGTGAGCTGCTGAATAAGAAAATGGCCTTTGCAGCCATACTGATTGTTGTGTTAGCTTGGGTTGTTAGCTTTTGCTTCCTTTATGGAAGAAAAATGTAA